Proteins from a genomic interval of Benincasa hispida cultivar B227 chromosome 7, ASM972705v1, whole genome shotgun sequence:
- the LOC120082227 gene encoding eukaryotic translation initiation factor 5A-4, which translates to MSDEEHHFESKADAGASKTYPQQAGTIRKNGYIVIKGRPCKVVEVSTSKTGKHGHAKCHFVGIDIFTAKKLEDIVPSSHNCDVPHVSRTDYQLIDISEDGFISLLTDSGNTKDDLRLPTDESLLSQIKDGFAEGKDLIVTVMSSMGEEQICALKDIGPK; encoded by the exons ATGTCCGACGAGGAGCACCACTTCGAGTCCAAGGCCGACGCCGGAGCTTCCAAGACCTATCCTCAGCAGGCTGGAACCATCCGCAAGAATGGTTACATTGTCATCAAGGGCAGACCTTGCAAG GTGGTTGAGGTTTCAACCTCAAAGACAGGAAAGCACGGACATGCTAAATGTCATTTTGTTGGTATTGACATTTTCACTGCTAAAAAGCTTGAAGATATCGTCCCCTCTTCACACAATTGTGAT GTTCCTCATGTTAGTCGCACTGACTACCAGCTCATTGATATCTCTGAGGATGGATTT ATTAGCCTGCTGACGGACAGTGGCAACACCAAGGATGACCTTAGGCTTCCAACCGATGAGAGTCTGCTGTCCCAG ATCAAGGATGGATTTGCTGAGGGGAAGGATCTGATTGTGACTGTCATGTCTTCGATGGGAGAGGAGCAAATCTGTGCTCTCAAGGACATCGGCCCAAAATAG